Sequence from the Denticeps clupeoides chromosome 20, fDenClu1.1, whole genome shotgun sequence genome:
AGGTGATGCTGGAGAGGAGATGTTGCTCGTTCTTGGGGAATTTCATGGGATTTGATGGTAGTATGATGTCAGAGTCTGGtagtaggatggtagtagcctagtgggtaactgactcgcctatgaaccagaagacacaggttcaaatcctgcttactaccattatgtctctgagcaagacacttaaccctgagtgtctccagggggggactgtccctgtaactactgattgtaagtcgctcaggaaaagggcgtctgataagtgccgtaaatgtaaatgtaaatatcataaCGTGGTCTCTTCTTCTACTGCAGTCCCCTGCAGCCAACGAAGACAATCCGGTACGTTGTTGCTCCAGCCCGACTGCAACCGTACTTTCTGACTGACACACCCGGATAATGCGTGTCAAGCGACTCCTACATGTATCAGTTCAGCTAGAACAGAAATGGCTTAGAGGCAAATCGCATGGCCGGTTAGTCGTCCATGAATACGGGGCTTTCAAAAAGAACCAGCAGAGGTTCTGCATTTTCTATGGATGCTTTGAGGGAACTGAAACCGAACAAGTGAGAGGATGACTTGTTTCAGAAGCAGAAATGGCCAGAAAAAAATATCCCTCCGGCCCTTTGAGAATCTGGGACACCGGCACGCTCAGTATTCATTCACTTGTGTTTCCTGATACGTTTGTTCGAGATCCTGAACACCAGAGTTTCCTTTGTGACTGATTGTTGGAAGATCTCAGTCCCCCATTATGTGCTTTCTTTCTGCTTTCTTTACGAATGGTAACCTTGTGGAAATTGAGAAGTAGATATTCGTTTATGTTTCTCCCCAGGTGGTCCGGGCTCGACTGGAGGAGCGGGGTGTAGTCGTGCGCGATGTGAAGCTCAACGGCTCTGCGGCAAGTCACGTGCTCCACCAGGACACGGGCCTGGGCTACAAGGACCTGGACCTGATCTTCGGCCTGAGCCTGACAGACGACCGGGCCTTCCGGCTGGTGAAGGACGTGGTGCTGGACAGCCTGCTGGAGTTCCTGCCGCCGGGCGTGAGCCGGGAGCGCATCACGGCGCTGACGTTGAAGGAGGCCTACGTGCAGAAGCTGGTGAAGGTGTGCAACGACACGGACCGCTGGAGCCTGATCTCGCTCTCCAACAACACGGGCAAGAACGTGGAGCTGAAGTTCGTGGACTCGCTGCGGCGGCAGTTCGAGTTCAGCGTGGACTCCTTCCAGATCGGCCTGGACTCGCTGCTGCTGTTCGACCGCTGCTCCGAGACGGCCATGTCGGAGAGCTTCCACCCCACCGTGCTGGGGGAGAGCATGTACGGCGACTTCGCCGAGGCGCTCGGACACCTCCGCGGCAGGACCATCGCCACGCGCAGCCCCGAGGAGATCCGCGGCGGCGGCCTGCTGAAgtactgccacctgctggtgcgGGGATTCTGTCCCGCCTCCGAGACGCAGATGAAGACGCTGCAGCGCTACATGTGCTCGCGCTTCTTCATCGACTTCCCCGACATCGGCGAGCAGCAGCGCAAGCTGGAGGCCTACCTGCAGAACCACTTCGTCGGCATGGAGCACAAGCGCTACGAGTGCCTGATGATGCTGTGGCGCGTGGTGGACGAGAGCACCGTCTGCCTCATGGGCCACGAGCGCCGGCAGACGCTGGCGCTCATCTCGGCCCTGGCGCTCCGCGTCCTGGCCGAGCAGAACGCCATCCCCGCCGTCTCCTCCAACGTCACCTGCTACTACCAGCCGGCGCCGTACGTCCGCGACGTCAACTTCAGCAACTACTACGTCGCGCGAGTGCATTCGCCCATgcaccgcagcagcagcagctaccAGACGTGGCTGCCCTGCAGCTGAGCGCGGAGAGGACCAAAGACACTCCAGTCAGCTTTTGCCAAAATGACCGTACACCGTCCCACTAGGTTCCGGAGCAGAACTCTGACTTCGCCACCTCCTCAGACGTGCGTTTAGGGCTCTGCTGGTGTGTGCGAGCGGTGGGATGAACTGCGGTGATGTGGTGAGCGCCTCTCATCTGTAATGTAAAGTATATGGTTGTGACAGGAATTGTATATACGTTCTAAAGAAAACCTCCTCTGCGTTCTGTTCCGACTGTGGTTACgtttgaattctttttttttttttcctgaagacCAAAGACCTTCTTAGTGGTTAAGtggaatataaatataaaaatgtgtttactcCAAGTGCCTGAATGATGCcatcgtgtgtgtgttcaatTTGCATAAATACAGTTCATTTTCACCCTCTGGGCTACTTTatagtatatttttattttcagggtcaaaaatcattaaaatgattCCAGATAAAAGAGGTTTTCCCGCTCTTCAAagtgtcattttgtgtgtgctgtttacTTAGTTTGCTTAAATATACACTATCACTAAAGTTGCATACGAATATAATGTCTCATCTGTGAagttatttttattgtcttgggtTGTACAGTGCAGGAGCTCAGGGAACGACGAACACCCACAGACCCTTCCTGTGGAAGAAACACCCCGAGTGCCGAGACTCGGGATGTCTTATTTCTCGAACAAACCAGTGATTTCTGGGCGGTGATGGCCTCAGACCCCATGAGTCACTCtgcagtgacaaaaaaaaaaaatttcatttcagCTCATCCGGCAAAACATGCGCCCGCCACTCatacaatacatttaatacaataTTAAACACCATAGCCACAGTTAAGTCTATACTGGTATGCAGTAAGACATCTTCATCAGATGCTGACGCAAGTAAGAAATTGTTCATGGGTCAGACCCCACCAAGAATTGTTGTAGTCTATAAATATGCGTACAGGCATCAATTACAAAATCTCAGATCCGACACTGTTAGAAATAGGACCAATGTCATTccagaattttacattttacatggtTCAAGGCGAGTgtgtacccactaggctactaccaccctaccagaaTGGGTGGCTAATGAATGCAGGTAAACGATGAGCAAGTTCCACACTTCCTGATTCCATGAGAACATTCATTCTGTCTAGAGCCTCTCACTCCAGACGCTCTGAAGACATGCGAGTCGGGTCTGCGCTTCCTTCGGATTCCGGTCAGGGATTCGACCTGAGACAGACGGGTGACAGGAAGCCCCAGGTGTGTGATGAAGGTgctgtctccatggcaaccgtTTCAACAGCATCAAGTCCAAAAACCAGGGGACCGTCACCAGGGAAACACACCCCTAAATAAACAACCAGTTTCTATACAAAGAACAATTTACTTTGTACATCAGACACAGAAAACACGATAAAAAACAATTGTTCAATGCGCATGAAAACAACATTCTGAACGAAGACATCTGTAAAGGTTTTTCAGTTTGTTCTAAGCCATAAATACCTTCACCCGAAAACAACATGTTAATAATGCAAATCTGTTCTTGTAGTCATATTGTGGGGAAACGGCAAGCTTTGGAGAACTGATTGAGAAGTGATTTCACGATAGTTTAAACATAGTTCCCCAGGGGTCCCAGCATCGTTGACCATGTGACCTCTGTGGCATCACTGGAACTGCCAGCATCCCTCACCTCGACAAAACCCACTGATTTCCATTTCCGgggtttaccagacgcccttatccagagcgatttaccatcagtagttacagggacagtccccctggagacactcggggttaagtgtcttgctcagggacacgatgtgaCTGTGAACCTGTGAACGCAGGACATCGCATGACGTCCACCAATCAGTGGAACCTGGGATGGATGTATAGCTATTGCGAGCAGTTGTGCCAAAGACGTTCCGTGTATGGGAAGGAAAGGATTTGAATATCAGAACTGAAGCACCCCACAGCTGTAATCTTTTAAAGATGGTTACAAACAGAACCGTAAAATCGACAGATGAAGAGCGCTTAGTCACAGCGCGGAACGATAAGACCCAATAAATGCATTCATACAGGAACCGACATGCAAAATTAGATCACCCCCGGTTCCAGCATGCCAGGCTTCAGAACCGAGGATGTGGCGCCTTTTATGGCCCCATGTGGCTCTGGTTCTTCCCATCGTGGAACTCGCCACGCCAACTATTTGCAGTGCCATGTGGTCCAGGGCCtatgcttgtttgttttttactgtCTTTTATTGGCACCGAGCTGACCGCTGTGTTCCTGAAGAGCCAGCAAGTTGCACACCAACCAGATGCCCCCgagagccaatcagaggcaggcGTAATGAAATTGCTCTTGTTCTTGCCTTGTCAGCACTTGGGGAAGGAGGAAGTGGAAGGATGTCTGGTTATTTTGGAAATGCCAGAGAAATGAGAAGTTTGCTTGGGTCCGGGTGCTCGGTTCTTGATTCTTCACTTTCAGTGGCGTTCCTCTTGTCTCACGACTCTCGTCCACGAACATCTGCTGGAGAAGAAACATCATCTTGCTCTCATTTGCGGCTGAAGGGGGGAGATATGGGACGGGAGTTCCTGCCATTGAGAACTCGCACCAGGCGAGTCTGGCCCCCCTTCCTGACCCCAAACCTCCTCCAGTCAATCAGCTCCAAAGACTCTGAAATTTCCCATTACATAATGTAGCGTAACTTATGGTTatggaattgtgttttttttcccagactTTTCCAATGTTCTGCTACTGGTTCCGCTACTTTCTTAAATGTAGGTTCCTGGGAGAGGACATAACCGGACCCACATATCAAATGGCCCAGTAGTCGTTGCAGAAAGCACAATACCTGACATCTGACAGATGTCTACATgggtagtagtggcctagtgagtaaggaagcggactcataaacGGGAGGTTGTGCGTTTGAATCACGGACCGCCAAAGTTTCACTGAGgcggcacccccccccccccccccccccctttcatggctgcccactgtttacAACAACtaaaaatttcactttcacttttaaactgGGCCATCTGCTCATTCAAGCAGAAGGCCCAGtttaaaagtcaaagtgaaggcACAGCATCAGATATCTAAGACTATTCAAAACTTGACTTTTCAATGATTTTGCCATCGGCATTGCCTCCTTCACCATCCCCAACTTCCTGATTTTCCTGCCCAGTCAACATCATCCGTAAAGAGAGACCTCCAATCTCCAGACTACCTCACACTCGAGTCCTCCAGCCTGGTCCTTACACAGAGCTTCAGACCGACATGTTCTCCCAGCACTACGATGCCTTCTATGTCAGCTGGAATTATTCATCTTACAGGACGTCTTCAGGACTGTGGTGAAGACGTGGTTTTAGCCCGTAAAAAAGCCACCCTGGAATTGTTGTGTTGCCACACAGACTTTTTCAAAAGATTAATATTAGCATGTGGGCTCCGTTCCGTCCCATCAAAAATGGAGAACGCATTTATCCCGTATTTCTGGTGCCCACATATGGTCCCGTTTCACCCAGTGTGGTTCCTATTACGGGCCTGGACTTCTACAGAGTGGCATTTTGACTGCGTGTGAATTTGTGGATTAATGAGGGTCCCGCTGCACGGTTCTCCACGGACCAGCTCGGGCGGAGAACCCAAAACAGGCACCACTCGTTATGCAATAGTGACCTGCTTCCCCATTGAATCAAGTGTTTAACCCTCCAACCACATGCATCTGGAAGTGAAAGGCGACTGAACGATGTTGCTCCGCCCCCCTGACCTGAACTCCATGGCAATGGAGACGCATAATTTCAGTTGATTATGATGATCTGTGTAATTAAAAAGAGCATTTCATTACAGAACAGTGGACTGTAGGTTATCTCTTTTGGAATAACAAGACcgtcacagaaaaaaaaacaggcctggTCCCTGTGGCTCCTTCATGATATATACTTGTGTTAATATTTATCCGTGTGTATTCCAGGGAACAGCAGGACCTTGTTTCAGGACGGTGACGGGAGGAACACGGGTAAATTGCATCTCCTCCAACCGCGTTACGATTTCCCCTTGAAATACGGTCAGGGTCTGGATGGCCACATGGAGGGTAGGTCGAGTTTGGCCTGCTGCGGGGTCGGGCCATTCAGGAACCAAGCGATCAACCCCAGAATCAACCCCTAATTATCTCTCAGCTGACGGGGGTGACAAATGAGTTATGATCTTTGAGTCTCGCAggacaaaaatgtacatttatgtttGAAACAATCAAATATTACTTAATAGAACTCGAACCGGTTCTATAAGCATGTAGTATTTATTAGTGcagtttaaaaagtttttaaaaataattatttattttttcagtagATCCAAAAATTGGCAGTTGCACACACCAGTGGTCTGTAATATTATTGTAATTTGTACCAGAATATTCAAATATCCAGCCAACAAACTACATTACAATAAATGTGCAGAATACTCCCTCACTGTGCAAAGCATATTCCGCATATTTTTGCAataatatgtgtatgtatgagatGAAAGAAAATCATCTTTCAAGCACCAACAGTTCATACAGCCGAGGAATAAATATacttaatatgtaaataatcTACCTACTGCCATAAGGAAGGGTTACTGTTGCATGCTGGTTATTTTCACAGGGTTCTGCCTGCACAGGCCTATTTTGGTCTCGTCCCCGCCCTCCTCATTCATCCCCGTTCATCTGCCCGGGTTTATTTGTGTGACATTTCCTCACCGATGTTTGCTAGTGGGCTTCATAAGTAACGCTCTGGACGGGGATTCGGAGACGATTAGGGCATCAATCAGGCGACAGCGGTGAAAGCAGCCAGACGACTTTTCTGGACTCCGTCTCGCGTTCCTCCCTCCGTCTTCTTTTTCTCAGGGCGATCAAATAtttgccttttctttttccctcccGGCTCTGTTTTTGGCGGTGGCCACCCCACGTGGACACTCAACAGAGCCGCTGTTTGATTTAGCAGCAGAGCCGGGCCCAGCCCTGGGTGAGACGACCCGCCGGCTTCGCTCCCTCCCTGGGTAAACTGGGGCTCTGGGCGTCCCAGACAGAGTGTCCATTCAGCCTCCCCGTGCGGGATAGAGTCAGGATTGTCCGCCACAGAGCGCCGGTGCCAGGAATGCTGGGAAAAAATCTGTTTCCATCCAtccctgcattttttttctcttctcaccTTATTCCTTTGTACTTCTCTTCTTCTCAGGGCTGGAATGGAGGTCTTCAGAACTTGGACCATCGATCAACTGACCAATACAGGGGGTGATGTTCACCAGTGTCCCACCCAGCCCTTTGAATTATTTCATCTTGCCCACAAGATGAATTTTAATGaggttttaataaacaaattgtaaaaaggggaggagctagttggcatgattgacagctctgacaCATTCTGGACAATACGTGACACTCCCAGGTGTAgtgcagcatccatctcctcccttcctctcctcctcctcctgtgttCTCTACGCTCATAATTTAATGTGACGTTGGTGAACTGGTGCAACTAGACCGTTTTGGTCCTGATGGTTCTTCACTATCCCCTGATCTGATGAGGCTCATCTAGCTTGAGGGGCTCCCAACTCAGGCTGGGTTTGGCCCACATTGGCATTTCCTGGCCCAGTCCTTGTGGTTCAGGCAGATATGTGGAGTCACGACACTTAAAAAGTGTCTCATTCACGGAAAACAGGCTGCTCCACTCACTGGTGTTATGATTTCTTTTTCCAATACTGCTGCTTCTCAAAGAAACAGGGCTGAGATGAGAAGCAGAGGTCAAGGTTTTAGAGGTTAAAGACGGGGCAGAATTTCCATATCCATGGTCCAAGGAGGTCCAAAACTCAGCCAAACGCAAAAGAGATTTAATCTCATCACGATGTGAAGAAAACTCTTCTCTAATTGCTGCTTTTCCGACAGGTCTGCATATCCAATatcattaaacaaaatgttCAGCCCCCTGTAAACAAGGAATCATTTTATATTCATAAAACTGGTAATATTGTATTTCATTTACTGACAAAAAATGAAGATTAGATTAGATCTGAAATGGAGGGTTTTTGatgtaaagataaaaaaatgctCTAGCCTTTGCCGATAGACTAGAGTTATTATTATTCTCCGCGTTTGAGCAAAGATGATGTTCTAGTGCAGTTTGTCGTTGAGGCTGGAGAAACCCCCCGTGTGTTGGTTATCTTCTCCTCTCCCACTGTAGGCCGTGACTGTGCCAAGAAGCGCAGCTGAATGTCCCAGGAAAAAGAAGCGAAAAAGAACGATCAGAGCGCTCACATCAGGCGAGAGCGAGTTCCCCACTTCACACGCACCACGGCCTGCCGAGCTCCCAACATGCAGCCCAATTCACACCAAAATTCAGGCACCAGGCCGGTTCTATCAGAAATGACTCAGGCTTTCCATCATCCACATTTAAACCAAAGTTCTCTTTTTGGCTCCTTGTGGCTCCAATTACAGCGGTATCACGCAATCAAAGCCAACATTTAAGTCGCCTGGATGAAACCTCTGCGTGCCGCGATGGAAAATAAAGAGGAAATAGACAGGAACGGAGTGGAAGTTTGCCAGATCAGCAGCCCGATTACCGACGCCATCTCCGTGGAAACCAAAGTCGattcttcatttttattgtcCTGCTGCCTACATttcacatgtttttattttgtttaactccTGCCCAGCGGATGAGTCACTCTGAGCCCCACTTAGccccagtgcattgtgggagctTTCTGGGCTTGTTTGCTGTGTCCTGTCAGAATGAACTTTTGATGAGGACAACCGATTCTCCCCCCCAGGCTTTGTATATAAATTGGATGTCTGTAAAACACAACTGTGGCAAATGAACCAAAGAATGGATGGAGAAGGTGAAATGTTGCAATATTAACTGCTGGGGGGGTAATcctgtataatcctgtatgctatatgGACtggagctgtaaatcttggcccgtgTCGGGTCGTGTTTGCACTcaattttagtcattttagtcGGTCTAtggtacctatcctttccacatgatttgctgcttgtaaatttcttttggtgattggtaaaagtgttgtaaatttgttttattaaatttgatttgcaattctctgCCCCTATCATTGTCATGGCTGGGTGACAGCAGTGTGACAACAGCAGGCTCTGGTCACGGGCAGCTGACACTGACTAAAAAGCACGAGCTGGCAGCAGAATTATGTACTGTTATGTACTTACCTTTGATCTCAGCTGccatttttgtccattttggccctcgtgccatgtttgttcacttttattcaaataaatcctTTTGAGTTCCACCATGGCCGAAttctgcgcctccttccccACCAGAGTCCCGAGACGTGACAGCGGTCAGATgatgcatttaatttaattaatggatgctgaggaggtgaaaaggAGGTAAGCAGCTGGCAATTTTTTCAAAAAGCATGAACATTGCAAGAGCTCACAAGATCATGGCTGTACAGAAAGGGTgcagtaaaaacactgactgtgcTGTGAGATGGTcacttatttaaatgcaccacacatCATAACAGTCGGGTCAGGCTGAATTCTGTTTGGGAAGTTTGGGCCTCACGTTTTAACTCTATATAATCTGCAGTTTAAtacaaggagaataagaataaacacgcactttattcttttaatgggaaggaattggggttgggggggtcctGGCTggtcttggacacaggcaggggggctTCAGAGAAAAAAGGTGGGGAACAACTGATCTAGAGTGAAGGACTAAAAACGTTTCTGGTCTGAAGGAGCTCAGAGAGGGTTAACCTTTGGTGGTGGAGTCTGTGCCTGCTTCTCATGCCTCTGGcagaggggaagaaagaaaatgtttctttttatagGACAGCGGTCGGGCGGGGTCACAGGGTCCATGTGGCGGACAGACTGGGAGAGTGGCTGCTGTCCAGTCCAACACGGACAGACAGGAAGGCCTGAGAGGCTCCAATGACGTAAAAAGCTTCCAGTCTCACTCAGtaggttttttcttttctctccctctgtgtgtgtgaaagtgaagtgattgtcatggtgaaacaccgcagcacagcacacggtgacacggtgaaatgtgtcctctgcttttaaccaccatgacaggcgcccggggagcagtgtgtggggacggtactttgatcgaggggacctcagtggcaccatggaggatcaggatttgaacccacaaccttctgattacgggtttgcttccttaccagctaggccaccactgtcctgtgtgtgtgtgtgtgtgagagagagagagagagaaagagaccaCCCATGGTCAGGAATGACATTGAGACCAGACACCCAGACCATGGTCAGAAAAAGCCGTTGGAGGTCAGCGGGTGCCTTGTCACCCGGACTGGACAGCCGTGACCTCACCCATGCCGgatgcagtgcatgctgggaacaccAGACAGATAAGAGCCCTTGTTCCTGGGAAAGCCAAAAGGCAGCGGCTGATTTTGGACCGTCGAGAAGGAGCAATGCGGGTTTGATCTTTTTTAATTAGCTGTCGTGGTTAAACAGAACACTTGACCCACTGACGTTCTGCGTTTTTATCAGCTGGAACGTTGTTTATTATCGTGTTGTCATGCTGCACGTTTTGTGAAATTAGACTATGGAGTTCTAGCGAAGCGCGTGTGAACCGCAGACGGGTGACTGGCTGGTCCCTTGACCTCCCGGCCACTTTCGAGATTCCTCGCCCCCTCTTGTGGGTGCAAGGCCTTGTGGCATTTTCGGTAAGGATGatgatgacaaaaacaaaagtccggGTCTGGGAGTGCCCAGCGCCACCCGCCTCCGTGTCTCGTTTCCCAGGCTTCTCCATTGTCCCGGCCTCTTTTGTGGCTGTTCCTGAACACAATAACAGCCGTCCTGAGGTCCCGTTACACAACAAGGTGGCCTGTAGCGTGAGGATCCAGATGTTCAGGGGTGTCTGTgtggaatgagtgtgtgtggacactGTTGACACTGGCACTTGTCCCTGCGTCCCGGTCGTATTACGGCCGAACAACAACAGCAGATAAaaccagaggaggaggagaagaagaaggctTTATGAGTTCCTTCTGGACAGGTGTGACGTGGAGCAAGATCTCATTACGGCTCTTGCAGGCAAGATAAAATCAATGTTGAACAGTTCCAGATATATAAAGCAACTTTTTAGAACCATGTGCTCGGGTTGCGGTCGTGCAAGTTCACCTCTGAAAAGGGAGGATGGATGAATAGAAGCGGTGTGATGGGTGTGCAGGCCGATGCAGATCACAGCCCGGCAACGTCTGCGGTTTCATTCATGGGAGAACAATACAGatcacaacaaaaacattttggatTAAATACTTCAGCATTGTAACTGTgcttattatataattattccAGACGTCCAGCTGATGGACCTTTCTTGTACAATCAAAGGGggcaaaaaaatttatataaataaaaaaaacataaaaatttaaataataaaatatgtgaatTAAACAATATGACATGCATTGAAATAATTCACAATTTATTAAATTTGGGGTCATGGAGCGCATTATGAATtctgtcagtctgacccatCAAAGTAAGATGACAGAACTAATtcaagaggcttggaattcggggctcagcatggcagtggtttgctccctaccttgatgagcgatcttaccaagtgacttggaaaggatccacctttacctcacgtagactctccactggtgtccctcaaggcttggtgctaggtcctctccttttctccctctacacgagatcacttggtgaggtcatttcctcacatggattatcctaccactgctatgctgacgacacacaactcctcttctcctttcctccctctgatcttcatgctgcttccaaaatctctgcatgtctaacagacatctcgtcttggatggcagcccatcacctccaactcaatcccaccaaaactgaactaatattcattccatcagattcttcaccacatcaggatcttgctatttacctagacaactcgcagctctctccttctgcaacagcccgcaaccttggggtaacaatagacaaccaactctctttctcaactcacatcagcaatctttcccgctcatgtagattccttcctTCTGtagaatccgcccttatctgtcaacccaggccacccaactactggttcagtccttagtaatctcacgactggactactgcaactcccttctagctggtttACCACtatataccatccgacctctacaactcatacaaaatgcagcagcacgactaatcttcaaccttcccaaattctcccacaccgcccctctgctacgttccctccactggctcccagtagctgcacgcatcaggttcaaaatactgatgctggcctacaaagccaaacatggagtagcaccatcctacctcacagcccttattacacctcgcactgcacctcgtatactccgagcctccagtactgctcgcctggtccctccatctctgaaggtaaaaggaaaacattcatctagactcttctctgttttggcccctcggtgctggaatgaacttcctctcgaggtcagaacagctcagtcactgagcaccttcatacgacagctcaagaccttcctctttaaagaatatttagattaaattgtaattttcttgttgtcgaactttgtgtacagaatctacaacagactgaattaaatagatgtattcatagttgaggtcctagtgaaccggaattgatctcttcatcgatggtaacttgaaagcacgttgtaagtcgctctggataagggcgtctgccaaatgccataaatgtaaatgtaaatgtaaatgtaaatgtaaatgtaaatgtaaatgtaaatgtaaatgtaattcattcaCATAGAATAAAAGGAAGCTTTTGAGCAGTTCTGAAGTTCTGAAAATTCTAATTCTGACAGTTTGAATCTTAGGTTATCAATGTCAGAAAGATCTTCTTGTAAACTGACGGTAAACTGAATGCCATTGATGTGCTGTATATCGTACAATGATCAATTCCCAATAATTGATCCTAACATGTAAAAgacgtaaaaaaaatatatccatatttttaattatataattagtaataataatatttgtttttaatagcAAAATAAATCTGGGCTTCGTCCCGAAATGCTGGTTGGTTCCATTGCTTTTGGTTCCATATTCAGCAGCCATATTCCCCTTTTACTGCTCCGGCTTGGCTCCCAGTCTGAGCAGTTTGGTTCAGTCGGGTTCTTCAGTCGCCGACCTTGCAGAAGCTCGTGGGGGCTGGATAATTCCCCTCCCGCGCtttccaaaaaaacacaattaatttGTGCGGCCGGGCCAGGCGTGACGTGCTGAGGGGCCAATCAGAGCACGGCAGGCATGATGAGAATAGCAGCCGGCCCTCTGCAGGGTGCGCGCCGTCGCTGAGCATGATGGGTGATTAAGCCGACCCAACAAAGAGCCCTTTGTGGTTCTGCGTTAtgttatttctctctttttgaaACGTTTCCCCGCGTTTAAGGCCGCAGACCCACGTGAAATAACATTCCGCTCCGACGTGGGGGACGGGATGAGTCACATGTGGAGGGTTTGGGGACGACACGTGTCTTCTTGCTTCCTGGGATCAGTAAATGAGAACATGAATGAAGGCTGTTgagctttttttaattatgcaacTCCTCATTCCAAAGTTGCTTTctttgtataattgtataatacATCAAATGTTCTTCATCTACTCTGCTTATTAATTTTCTAATTGAACCCCAGGTTTAGAAAGAAGAGGTCATGATGTGTTTCTTTAAAGTTCCACTGTTCAGCCAGGAGGTCAAACACAGAAAACCTCACCAACCCGTTATGAACATTATTATAGTAAATCTCATTAGCGAATCTGTGTTCTGTCACCCAGTTT
This genomic interval carries:
- the tent5bb gene encoding terminal nucleotidyltransferase 5Bb, giving the protein MSSGDAGPEQGRRFCVLSWEQVRRLDSILGESVPVHGRGNFPTLSVQPRQIVQVVRARLEERGVVVRDVKLNGSAASHVLHQDTGLGYKDLDLIFGLSLTDDRAFRLVKDVVLDSLLEFLPPGVSRERITALTLKEAYVQKLVKVCNDTDRWSLISLSNNTGKNVELKFVDSLRRQFEFSVDSFQIGLDSLLLFDRCSETAMSESFHPTVLGESMYGDFAEALGHLRGRTIATRSPEEIRGGGLLKYCHLLVRGFCPASETQMKTLQRYMCSRFFIDFPDIGEQQRKLEAYLQNHFVGMEHKRYECLMMLWRVVDESTVCLMGHERRQTLALISALALRVLAEQNAIPAVSSNVTCYYQPAPYVRDVNFSNYYVARVHSPMHRSSSSYQTWLPCS